The genomic region ATGCTATTCAGAGTGGGGTTTTTGATGAGATTATTGTAAGTACTGATGATGAAGAAATCGCAACAACAGCCATACAATATAATGCCAAAGTCCCTTTTTATCGTCCCAAAGAATTAAGCCTTGATACAACCCCTACCCTCCCTGTTATCGCTCACGCCATTAAAGAACTTCAACTTCACTCAAATGATTTGGTTTGTTGTATTTATCCCACAGCCCCTCTTTTGCAACCCCAACATATTACACTTGCTCTAAAAAAACTTTTAGAAAATCCTCAAAAGCTTTATGTATTTTCTTGTGCTGCATTTGACTTTAGTCCTTGGAGAAGTTTTGTTATTAATGAAGAAAATGATATTTCTATGCTTTTTCCTCAATATGCCCTAAAACGTTCTCAAGATCTACAAAAAATTTATCATGATGCAGGCGCTTTTTATTGGGGAAAAGTCCATGCTTTTTGCGAAGAAAAAATGATTTTTGATTCCCATTCAATTGCTTTTATTTTACCCGGAATATTCGCGCAAGATATTGATACCCTTGATGATTGGTGTATTGCTGAAATAAAATACAAACTCAAGCACCCTTGAAATGAAAATTAAAATATTCTGTGAAGCAGGATACTCTTATGGTCTGGGACATTTGAAACGATGTGTGCGTCTTAAAAATCTCTTGCTCCCTTTCTACCCGGATATCAGTATTTATTATGATGGAGAAAAAATACCCCATGAGAGACAACATTGCCAATGGAGCAATCAAGCAATATTTTTTGATCTACTCACAGACACAGATATTGCCATTATTGACAGCTATCAAGCCGGTTTGGATTTCTACCGACAAGCCTCTGAAAAGACCAAAAGACTCATTATTTTAGATGACAATTGTCGTCTTCATTACCCCCAAAATGCCATTATTCTCAATGGCGCCCTCAATGCCCAAACCCTTTATCCAACGACAAAAAATCATCTTTGCGGTATTGAATTTGCCATCATAGATAAGCAATTCTTTTGCATCAAAACCCCTCAAAAAAATGTTCAAAATATACTCATCACTTTTGGAGGGAGCGATTGTGGGCAAATGAGTCAAAAAGTGGTTCATCTCATTGAGAATAGACCTTATACAAACCATATTGTTCTCCCCTTGAATCACAAACAACACATTCCACCATTAAACAAGAACAAAATTTATCAAAACATCTCTTCATCGAAAATGGCAGATTTAATGAAACAATGTGATATAGCCATATCAGCAGGAGGGGGTACGCTCAATGAATTAGCCATGTCCCATGTCCCCACTCTTATTATCCCAACAGCTTCCAATCAAATATTTCAAAGCCAACAATGGGCATTAAAAGGTGTGATGAAAATAACAAGTTTAAAAAATTTGAATATAGATTTAGATACAATTATACCTATGCAAACAAGAAAAGAAATGATTCTAAAATCTCACTCAATTATTTTTGGCAATTTGCTTCTGGAGAATTTATTGGCTATTATTTCTGCAAGCAAGAGTTAGTGAATGAATTTTTTTATTCAAGATATTTATGCGCTTGATTTTACACAAATGACTCTTGAGGATTCTATGGCTGTTTTGGAATTCAGGAATCATTTAGATGTTGCAAAATGGATGTATTCAAAAAATATCTCTAAAAAATCTCATTTAAAATTTATTTCAGAACTCAAGCAAAATCCTTCAAACCATTACTGGTTATTTAAAAAAAATCAAACATACCTTGGTGTAGGATCTATTACACGCATTAACCTCACTCATAAACATGCTTATCTGGGAATTTATAAAAATCCTCATCTTTTAAACGTAGGCAAAGATATTCTTAAATGCCTGGAACAAATTGGATTCAAAGAATTCAAATTGCATTCATTACATTTGGAAGTTATTCAAACCAATCAAAAAGCTATTGCCTTTTATAAAAAACATCATTATACCTATGAGGGCAAACTCATTGATTTTGTTTATCAAAACAATAATTATCAAAATGTCCTTATTTATGGCAAAAGGAATCCTAATGCATAGACCTATGATCATTGCAGAACTCAGCGCTAACCATAATCAAAATTTAGAAATTGCCAAAGAATCTATCCTGGCTATCAAAGAATGTGGGGCTGATGGTGTCAAACTCCAAACTTATACCCCAAAATGTCTTACCCTCAATTCTCAAAATAAAGATTTTCAAATCAACTCCGGCACTCCATGGGATGGAAAAACACTTTATGAACTCTATGAAGAGGCTTATATGCCTTGGCAATGGCATGAAGAACTCTTTAGACTTGCTCGAGATATAGGGATTGAAATCTTTAGCTCTCCTTTTAGTTTAGAGGCTTTGGATCTTTTAGAATCTCTAGATTGTCCTATGTATAAAATCGCAAGTTTTGAAATTACTGATATTGACCTTATTTACCATGTAGCCAAAACCAAAAAGCCTATTATCCTTTCTACAGGTATTGCCGGTGATGATGAGATTAAAGATGCTCTTCTTGCTTGCAAAGAGGCTCAAAATAATGATATTACCCTTTTAAAATGCACAAGCTCTTATCCTGCCCCCATTCAAGAAGCTAATCTTCTATCCATGCCTGAATTAGGCAAAAAATATGGGGTTAAATATGGATTATCTGATCATACAAAAGGATATCTGTCTCCTATTATCGCCACAAGCTTAGGGGCAGTAATGATAGAAAAACATTTTATTCTTGATAAATCATTCAATACTCCTGATAGTGCTTTTAGTATGGACAAAAAAGAATTTCAAGAAATGGTAGAAAAAGTCCGTCAATGCACACTTGCACTTGGAGAAAAAAATCCCCAACCTGACATGATTAAACTCCACAATCAACGAAAATTTGCCCGTAGCTTATTTGTCTGTGAAAATATCAAAAAAGGACAGCCCCTTACTTATCAAAATATCCGATCGCTAAGACCCAATAATGGCATAGCACCCAAATACCTCAAAAAAATATTAGGCAAAAAAGCCCTCAAAGACTTGCCTTTTGGGAAGCCTCTTGAATTTGGAGATTTTATTTAAGTTTTAAGTTTTTGACATTTTGCGCAAAGCACAAAAAGCTTCATATTGTGGCTAATAAGCTTTGCATTATATTTTTTGGCAACTTTTATTTGTCTATCTTCAATATCAGGATCGACGAATTCAATAATATCCCCACAATTAAGGCAAATAATATGATCATGATGCTCTTTGGCAGCAATTTCGTATCTTCTCCCGCTTTTATCTGCTTCTAAAGCAGTAATAAATTTTTCTTTTTCTAAAAAACTAAGAATCCTATAAACTGAAGAAATACTTGTTGTCTTATCTTTAATTTTGATCTCAGAAGCAATTTCTTCAGGACTTAAATGTGTCCCGCTTTTATATAATACAGAAAGAATCTCTTCCCTTTGTTTAGAGTTTTTTAAACCATTTTTTTTGATAGATATCCGCAATCTATCTAATATAGATTCTAATGTTTCTAATCTATTTTGCATCATAAAAACCTCAATTTTTAAATATTTAAAATACACATTTATAAGAATATCTTAGAATTGCTAAGTATTTGTAAAAATCCAATAAATTTCATTTAATTTTAATAAAATTTAAATAAATTGTTTGACAAAAATCATTATAATCATTTCATACAAAAAAATACAAAAAACTTAAGGCAAGGAAGGTATATAAAATTATGTTTGGAAATAATAAAAATTTGCAATTGCAAATAACGCAACAGAATGTCCAAATAGAACATCTTCAAAAAGAAATTGAAACCTATAAATCGGTGGCAAATTTTGCTTTGGCAGAAATTGTTGTGGGGATTAAAAATGCAAAAATAGTGTATAAAAATGAAAATGCTTCAAAAATTTCTAATCTTGAAGAAATCATTCCTCATCTAAGAGAAGACATAAAAACGCTCTCCGTTAAAGGTCATGACTTTAAAGTAAAAAGCAAAAATATTAATAATATTGCTTACTATTCCTTATTGGAAATTAATTTTTTATTTGAGAAAAATGATGGGTTAGATATTTTTCAAACTTACCATAAAAGCATTAAAGATGGTGTGCTCGAAGCTCAAAGTTCATTCCAAAGTATTTTAACTGAAAGCAAGGGCATTTTAGAAAAAGCCACACAAGCAGAGCAAGAAGGCATACAAGGACTGAATATAAGCACCAAAGCATCACAAAATGTCAATCATCTTTATGAAAAAATGCAAAATGCCACAATGCTTGTAAATTCTCTGACGCAACGGAGTAATGAAATCACCAATGTTATCTCACTCATTGATGATATTGCGGAACAAACCAATCTTTTGGCACTCAATGCAGCAATTGAAGCAGCACGGGCAGGCGATCACGGTAGAGGGTTTGCCGTTGTAGCTGATGAAGTAAGGAAACTTGCTGAAAAAACTCAAAAAGCCACCAAAGAAATAGCTATAGTTGTGAAATCTATGCAACAAGAAGCTAGCGATATTCAAACCAGCACAGATGAGACAAACCATATCACTGAAAATGTTAAAGCAAGTATTGATGAAATTTATCAAATGGTAGATAACCTCAAAAGTGGGGCACAACTTGCCAAATATGCAATATATAATTCAAACAATCAAATATTTTGTTCTTTAGCAAAGCTTGATCATACCGTTTATAAAAACAATCTCTATGCCCTTTTATTTAGAATATCTGATTCTTTCAATCAAGTCCAACATCAAAATTGCCGTTTGGGCAAATGGTATTTTGAAGGAGATGGAAAGAAATATTTCTCATCAACATCAGGGTATAAAAATCTTGATGGCTTCCATATTGTTGTCCATACTGAAGCCAACGCACTTGCTAAATCTTTGACGGAAGACACTACCTTGCCATCCAAAGAATTTATTGATCAAAAAATCACCATGATGGAAAATGCAAGCGCGGGAGTAATGAAAAGCATTAATGAAATGCTTCATGAGAAAAAAGAAGATATTGATAGAATTATAGAGAATCTTTTAAGCCAACAGAAATAAATGTTTGAAAAAGAATTAAGCGCTATTAAACACGCTCATCTTTATCGCGAACGCAAAATCTTTTCTGACAGACTTAAAGATTTTGCATCTAATGACTATCTGGGATTATCACAAAAAAAGAAACTTGCCAAAAAAGCCTATCACCTTGTGATGTCCCAATCAAATCATTCTCCTAAAGCCTCTCTTTTAGTCAATGGTTACTCTTTGATCCATAAAGAATTAGAAACCAGACTTTGTGCTTTGAATAATTTTGAGAATGGCATTATCCTCGGAAGTGGATTTTTGGCTAATCTCGCACTTTTTGATTCACTTGTGCGCAAAAATGACAAAATTTATATTGATGAAAAATATCATGCTAGCGGGATATATCCCGCAAAAATACTTCAAGAAAGGGCAGTGTATTTTAAACACAACGATCCCGCAGATCTTCTTAAAAATATCAACTCTTCTGCGCCCAAAGGCAGAATTATTATCGCTATTGAGGGGGTGTATTCAATGGATGGAGATATTGCGCACAAAGATTTTGCTCAAATTGCTTGTGAAAAAAATGCTCTTTTAATTGTTGATGAAGCCCATAGCAGCGGTAGTATAGGCAAAAATTTATTAGGATATTTTGATTACCACCATATCCCTATCCAACCTAATTTCATCAAAATGGGCACACTATCAAAAGCTTATGCAAGTTATGGCGCTTACATATTAGCAGACAATTCTGTTATTGAATTTTTGTGTAATCGTGCTAAAAGCATCATTTATACGACTGCTCTTTCTATATTTGATACCGCACTTGCTCTTATCAATCTGGATTATATTCAAAAAAATAAGCATATTTTGACCCAACAAATCGATCGCCTAA from Helicobacter sp. 11S03491-1 harbors:
- the pseF gene encoding pseudaminic acid cytidylyltransferase, which encodes MKKVAIIPARGGSKRIPKKNIKLFCDKPIISYSIQNAIQSGVFDEIIVSTDDEEIATTAIQYNAKVPFYRPKELSLDTTPTLPVIAHAIKELQLHSNDLVCCIYPTAPLLQPQHITLALKKLLENPQKLYVFSCAAFDFSPWRSFVINEENDISMLFPQYALKRSQDLQKIYHDAGAFYWGKVHAFCEEKMIFDSHSIAFILPGIFAQDIDTLDDWCIAEIKYKLKHP
- a CDS encoding glycosyltransferase — translated: MKIKIFCEAGYSYGLGHLKRCVRLKNLLLPFYPDISIYYDGEKIPHERQHCQWSNQAIFFDLLTDTDIAIIDSYQAGLDFYRQASEKTKRLIILDDNCRLHYPQNAIILNGALNAQTLYPTTKNHLCGIEFAIIDKQFFCIKTPQKNVQNILITFGGSDCGQMSQKVVHLIENRPYTNHIVLPLNHKQHIPPLNKNKIYQNISSSKMADLMKQCDIAISAGGGTLNELAMSHVPTLIIPTASNQIFQSQQWALKGVMKITSLKNLNIDLDTIIPMQTRKEMILKSHSIIFGNLLLENLLAIISASKS
- the pseH gene encoding UDP-4-amino-4,6-dideoxy-N-acetyl-beta-L-altrosamine N-acetyltransferase codes for the protein MNFFIQDIYALDFTQMTLEDSMAVLEFRNHLDVAKWMYSKNISKKSHLKFISELKQNPSNHYWLFKKNQTYLGVGSITRINLTHKHAYLGIYKNPHLLNVGKDILKCLEQIGFKEFKLHSLHLEVIQTNQKAIAFYKKHHYTYEGKLIDFVYQNNNYQNVLIYGKRNPNA
- the pseI gene encoding pseudaminic acid synthase; its protein translation is MHRPMIIAELSANHNQNLEIAKESILAIKECGADGVKLQTYTPKCLTLNSQNKDFQINSGTPWDGKTLYELYEEAYMPWQWHEELFRLARDIGIEIFSSPFSLEALDLLESLDCPMYKIASFEITDIDLIYHVAKTKKPIILSTGIAGDDEIKDALLACKEAQNNDITLLKCTSSYPAPIQEANLLSMPELGKKYGVKYGLSDHTKGYLSPIIATSLGAVMIEKHFILDKSFNTPDSAFSMDKKEFQEMVEKVRQCTLALGEKNPQPDMIKLHNQRKFARSLFVCENIKKGQPLTYQNIRSLRPNNGIAPKYLKKILGKKALKDLPFGKPLEFGDFI
- a CDS encoding transcriptional repressor, which codes for MQNRLETLESILDRLRISIKKNGLKNSKQREEILSVLYKSGTHLSPEEIASEIKIKDKTTSISSVYRILSFLEKEKFITALEADKSGRRYEIAAKEHHDHIICLNCGDIIEFVDPDIEDRQIKVAKKYNAKLISHNMKLFVLCAKCQKLKT
- a CDS encoding methyl-accepting chemotaxis protein, which produces MFGNNKNLQLQITQQNVQIEHLQKEIETYKSVANFALAEIVVGIKNAKIVYKNENASKISNLEEIIPHLREDIKTLSVKGHDFKVKSKNINNIAYYSLLEINFLFEKNDGLDIFQTYHKSIKDGVLEAQSSFQSILTESKGILEKATQAEQEGIQGLNISTKASQNVNHLYEKMQNATMLVNSLTQRSNEITNVISLIDDIAEQTNLLALNAAIEAARAGDHGRGFAVVADEVRKLAEKTQKATKEIAIVVKSMQQEASDIQTSTDETNHITENVKASIDEIYQMVDNLKSGAQLAKYAIYNSNNQIFCSLAKLDHTVYKNNLYALLFRISDSFNQVQHQNCRLGKWYFEGDGKKYFSSTSGYKNLDGFHIVVHTEANALAKSLTEDTTLPSKEFIDQKITMMENASAGVMKSINEMLHEKKEDIDRIIENLLSQQK
- a CDS encoding pyridoxal phosphate-dependent aminotransferase family protein, encoding MFEKELSAIKHAHLYRERKIFSDRLKDFASNDYLGLSQKKKLAKKAYHLVMSQSNHSPKASLLVNGYSLIHKELETRLCALNNFENGIILGSGFLANLALFDSLVRKNDKIYIDEKYHASGIYPAKILQERAVYFKHNDPADLLKNINSSAPKGRIIIAIEGVYSMDGDIAHKDFAQIACEKNALLIVDEAHSSGSIGKNLLGYFDYHHIPIQPNFIKMGTLSKAYASYGAYILADNSVIEFLCNRAKSIIYTTALSIFDTALALINLDYIQKNKHILTQQIDRLKSIVKNSLDISPQAQILILPYKNTQEMQALHQKLQNKGFLVGAIRQPTVRHPILRITLCVKNSPKQTKKLCKIIKKSQGYLC